The genomic region cccaaacaaacccagtgTATGGCTCCTACATCCTCCCTCAGGACAGACCATAGCCACTGTATATGTCCATATCGTGGCCTGTCAGATCTGCATCACAAACATAGCCTACATTTGCACCTGAAATTCAGAAATCCAACGCAGTACACTCTCCTGCAAACTAACCTCTGGGATGTCAGATTGTTTTTGAAACCTAAGGAagtcttcagccccaactgaaattatttaatcacacagctccctctacagctcaaaaggctttatacaatTTTTTCCATATGCAGCAGTTCTCCCTAGTCACAAACACTTGTAAAGAGACTTAAAATATGAGCTTTCAGCCAGCCTCCTTCCATCTGGCTGGATACAGATCTTTATGTGCAAAGTGCTTTCATGCCTCTCCTCACATTCATATCtcatatttattaaatttcaGAGAACCCTTAAATTCATTCTTCACCCAAAAATGGGCGAGGAAATGCATGATTGCATCATTTGAGGAGATAACCCCCCATAACATGTTAAAATACTTGGGCTTTCAATGCCATACAATCATGAATAAGCAAGGACTTGACCCCCTTACAGACAGATATATGTGAAGCTCAatgtgcacattttaaaaagcctGGGCGGAAAGACAAGCACACACGATTTCTAAACTCTATTACATAATTATACTATTTTTAAGACACTCCCTTCACTCAAAATGTAAGAACAACACATAGCAATCCgaagattttattaaatttatgtAAATCTTTTCAGTGATCctccaaaaataaacattttcttattgGGCAGAATAAAAGTGATAAAACAATCTTTTAGCATATTTGGCATGAGTATCATTTGGATAATTCTGTAttaatttacataaaataattaGGTTAAAATGAGACTCAatccatttgtttttgtcttgtgaaATCCTTTGTTCATTTCTTTCTGACATTATTGTCTGATAAACATTAGCTGAATCTGGTTTTAAACCGTATATGAAATCTGATCTCATCAAAATGAAGCAATGAAATGAGCCTCACTGATCAGGGCAGCaaaggcaacacacacaccatacaaATTCAACTAATTTAAAAGAGAAATTATGGGCAGCTAACAGCTCTGACTAAGCATCAACATGCAGTGAAaagagcattttttttaaagaaaacccCCACAAAGACATGGCACTAACATTATTATTTCCCCATTGTtattgtataaaaaatattttgcgtTCAGGTAGAGTGTACATTTGGTCTAAAACGGATTTTTACCACAACACATTCACTTCTTTTGCTTGAGGTCAGCAATAAGATATGGCTCATTTCTCTCAAGGATTTCATAGAAAATGTCTTTGCAGGCTCCACCAGCTTTCAGGCAACCAGAGTAGAGCTCCCTCATCTTGTCCTGAGAGGTAGCCAGAGCCCTGATTCTACCATAACTCTCTTGTAGAAGGACCTTTTCGAAGAGGAGCTCATCCAGAATGGGTGAAATGCTGCTCACTCTCTTGATCAGCGCCATTTGATGTTTATCCACAAAGTGCTCCTCtgaggaaagaggagaaaatGACTACAGTGACTGACAGGATTTGAAGATAACATGAAGCCAAATTGACACATTTCTTTTCTGTATAACTTCTACTCTCTATATTTGTGTAGCTATACAAGTGTAGCTGAATTCAATTCAGACAATTCATGCCTTGGATGGTTCTGAGAAAAGGACTTAAGACTCTGTAAAAGTGATTCTATAGTTCAGTTGTATTATGTAACAGTGCACAGAGatgagtggtatcgatcttctcatctaactctaggTGAGAATGCAAAAGGGTATTTTTCTCCAAAATGTCAAGCTATTCATTTAAATTCTATACACGATGCAGCACTTTTCAGCAgccagtgtttattttattactctTGAGCTCGTGCTCTATTTAGAACAGGTTAGGCCATGTAGTAAATTAGGTAGTAGGTAGACATTGCGTAATAATGAATTGGCCTTAGACTATTGTTAATGCATAGTACTGTTTTTCCATACACACGGTAAACACAAATTCTGTCTTTCATGGTAAAAATAGAATAATATAGTTAATACAGGGTCACACTTTGTCTCTTAAATGCTTTTGCTGCACTTAATTTGTCCTAAACTTCATCTGttaaaacttattttgtttAGTGTCCTCATTGTTTGCCAGTTTAAGAAAACATTGGcaatattctattttttattgtcaacaagtcaaaattaaaagaccaaaataaCCCCAGTATGTTTCTCTCAATACTTCTACAGCCTGTCTCAGGCACTCAGCCCTAAGCTGCCAGAAAAACATCAACATCTGATAatgttttctccttttatttccttagttttattttgaattatttggTGATACTAAATTTGATACAATATTTTGCTCTGGTGGAAAAAAAGTGAATTCTATTCTAGTCTAAacttctttcattctttccttCAGTCCTACTAAATTCAAATCTCAGCTTAACATTTACATTGTAATACCAGAAATATTGTATAACAGCTCCAAGAGTACAGTCCAAGGTTTGTTCACTTTGGAGAAAGATAAAGCTTAAAGTAAAATTCAAAAACAATGcaacaatttattttagaaCGGTTAATCTGTAATGtgtggtgtaaaaaaaaactagGAAAATAACTCACCGTCACTGGGACCAGGTGTTGAAGACTGTGCACCCATCTCTTCAACTGCAAAAAAGGAAGACATTGTTAGATTCTGATAAAAAAGATATATGATGGAATTATAATTTGAGATATAGGACTTAATGTTGTATACATGGAATTACATTTCAACAGAGAGTAGAGGTAATGTCACTCGCTCAACTGGGACAAATTAATGTAAAAGTCAGTGACATACCATTATGAATCCCAACAGGGATTATGGGCAAGACGTACTGTGACTGGGCATAAGATGATTTATGCTTTATGTGCGTTCAgctggttaccatggcaatgtaGTGAACCACCGTAGTAATACTAAAAACCTGAAGTTACTTCACTAATGTCAATCCTGCTTTGTAGAACATGCCCCTGGCCAAGATAGCAGCTTAAGATGCAGACAAATCAATACAAACTGAAGCAACAGAGAACAACACTAAagaaaataatatcaataaaaataatgtcaacAATGCAACTAACCTTGAAATAGGTTGGTGTTATTTTTGAACAAATCTACCATTGGGTTTCTACGCTGCCTGCCAAAACTTTGGTTCACCTTTTTGCtaagataagaaaataaatttaTGAAATCtacaaacaaaatggaaatataGGTGTAACTTGTTTCTGAAGCAATCTTGTAACTCTAAAATCCAAAGTAAATTTTTCTAAACTGAAATGATTTGAAATGTCTTACCCTGTATATGATCTGTGCTTTGGTATTCATCTGGGGAAAAAAGAACAGAGGtaaagaaaatatgaatatgTTGCTGATTTGCTGTACAGTGTAGATAAATTCTTGtggtattattttaaaataacctTTTCGAATTTCATGGGTCCACACTGGTTGACGCTCATCTTTTTGTGCAAGGTTGAGGGTGAAGTTTCTGTCTGGATTTTCTATGTACACTTCGAAGAAATTTGGGTCTCTGCTTTCATATCTGAGCTTTAAGtcctgtaaaacaaaataaaataaaaaaggtaaacagactTTGAGTTAGAGAGCACTTGAATTTCTTTTTCACTTACATCAACACTTACATCAAAGACATCTAGAGAcagggacaaaaaaaacatgaatatgtcACAGGGGTGAGGCAGAATGGCAACAGGGGGAAGGGCCCAAACACAGGCAGTTTAGGCAGAAAGGTACAGTTTAAAAAATGGATGGGCAAAAGGTACTTGGAAGGTACACAATAGGCTCCTGGTGAGGGTCGCAAGTCCAAAAAACAAGTAACTGAGAAGAATCCATAGACAAACCAGAATGAGGTAGTGAAAAGTTCCAGTCAGACAGGTACAAATTCTAGTTCACGTGATAACATGTAACAGCGGCTTGAAAGCTAAACATGAGCAACAAATCAACATAGACAAACTGGCAACTGACTGGAGAAAAGGGGCTAGTACATGTATGCTGCGCTGATGAGAAAAGTGATAACAAGTGagtgagttttatttatttattttatttttaatatatttttatttttttaacacacacacacacgttttaaTTAcattacgctttaattacttgtttaatgaaatgtatggggttgattgttcttatgtagtttgtatgatgctttggcaatattgttgttacagattcatgccaataaagctaaatttgaatttgaatttgaatttgtgAGTAGCTGGGTCAGGTGACCAGCACTGGACAGAGAGTCTGAGTGCATCTAGTGGATAGCTCAAGGACGGCAGGTCTACATGCAGGAGTACATGGCCTGGGAGAAGTGAGCAGGGGCTAGAGAAAGGCCAggcataacaaacaaaaaactagACAGTCCTCATGACAAATTGGCCTGCTGTATCTTCAAATGTTTGGCTCAAATGGATGATCACATAGAGCCAGGAAGGTTAAGTAGATTTTATAGCCTGCAGACAGATCAGACAAGATAATAAATAGTGGTAATTTTATTTAGAGATACTGATTTAATAACTACAGAGATTATATTGTAAAGACTTATTTTCTCTCTCcaaaaattgaataatgaaggTCATGAAATAATAGCCCTAAAAAATGTAAAGTCAAATATTTAAAGTCAAAATTTTATACACTATGccttttttgctatttttgtgCTGTTCACATTAATTTGTTCAGCATTTTTAAACATGCTATATAAAATTATTGATGTGAAACTAACTGTATTTATAGTGATAACGTCAGTGTTCCAATACTGGTTTGTTTCTTGGTGTTTAAGAACCTCAAGTACCAGACATTTTGAGATTCATCTAATTCAAACACACATGGGAAAATGAAGCTACAcattacaaaaacactgcagttccTATATTGTTATcatttcagatttttaaaaacattcataaaaataatttctcaAATATACACGGAAATTATCCTTAAAGTTGGAAAGGGTGTTGATCTCTGAGATTTCATCACTACAGTAGCTGGAGAAAGTAACAAGCCTATAGTGCCACACAGCTTGTGGGTAGGTGGAGGGAGGTTTATACAAGACTTCAAGCCTTCCAcaaatattttagaaaaatagGATGCCTTTAACTGGACTGGAGTGGCCTAAGACTCTTGtgtttgaaaaaacatttaggTAAAGTTAGattattttatcatgttttcttgtttaaaacatgaagaccagagcaATTGCAGTTTGATCATACTCATCCTCTAGTATCTTTCTAATGTCTGAACCACAGTTCATTCTATAAATTTAACAGCAGTTCAAACCGTACTTTAGGAGAAATCTTTGCACCATTCAAATCCGCTGTTAAGATGAAATGATCACGCATTTTCAGGGACTTCTCTGGATGTGGCTTTCTGATTACTTTGTATCCATAAGATAATTGCATCTTGTCCATTGCCtgtagaaaaaaacataaaaacatggtTACAGTAGCtttcattgttttctgtgttgtgtatttattaatgtatttatggTCCCATTCTGTATCTTATTCTGATTGGTATTGGTAAACGTAAGATATTCAGTAACCTCTTGTAGACCAGGATCACGTGGGATCAGATAAACATGCAGTGTCAGGAATGCTGTGTTGGTCTGATATATTAACACcttacagtttattttcactGGAATGCCAACTTTCATCAAGACTGCTCTTGGTGAAAAAACTGGTTCAGACAGCTTGACATGGGATGACGTGACCTCAGACACTTTTTCCACAACATCTCCACAGTCATCTATGTGTAGGACTGCAAACTTGTCAGATATTTTAGGGACATCATCTGCACAAAATACAAGAACACACAATTAGTCAGGAGGAAGGAATTGTGTCAGTTTTTTGTGCACTTTACAAAgaattttgtacatttcttcATGTCCACTTACCAATGCAGATCCAGTGTGGCAGGTACACATCATCAAACCTTCCAGCAATGACTGTGATGTCCATTAGGGGACCTGCAGGTATGTATTTGATGCTTTCCATCCTCTCCATTGGTTCCTCCCAAGAGCAAAACTGGTACCTAAAGCTGACCTTTTCCTTACAGGCCCAGCGCAAGCCAGAGACACTGCATTCAAAGTGGTTTCCTGCTTCAGACTGTAGGCTAAGAAGTGAAGAACAAAACTAGTGAGTTTGTATTAATTATTGTATTAAGGGTGCATCAAgaaaaatgtactgtacattttggGAGTATGTGTCTTGTGTTTATTTGGTGCAACATGTATTGCCACCATAATTGTCAGATTGCATTGGTATAAATAGGGATTGCACAGAGAAAGATTTAGGTTGTCcttctgtaaagaaaaaaaatccctaGAAAAGAGCGTAACTGTTTCCTCTAGTTGCAGGTTGCTGTGACGCAGTATTTCGGATGttattttggttatttttaCCTGTAAGTTGGAGCCTCTTCTGCACCTTTACTGTTCACTTCAGGTATTAGTTTAGTCCAGTCACTGGAGTCCTGCTGCAGAGgacaatcattttaaataaataagtttcttTCAGCAACATCACNNNNNNNNNNNNNNNNNNNNNNNNNNNNNNNNNNNNNNNNNNNNNNNNNATTTTAGGGACATCATCTGCACAAAATACAAGAACACACAATTAGTCAGGAGGAAGGAATTGTGTCAGTTTTTTGTGCACTTTACAAAgaattttgtacatttcttcATGTCCACTTACCAATGCAGATCCAGTGTGGCAGGTACACATCATCAAACCTTCCAGCAATGACTGTGATGTCCATTAGGGGACCTGCAGGTATGTATTTGATGCTTTCCATCCTCTCCATTGGTTCGTCCCAAGAGCAAAACTGGTACCTAAAGCTGACCTTTTCCTTACAGGCCCAGCGCAAGCCAGAGACACTGCATTCAAAGTGGTTTCCTGCTTCAGACTGTAGGCTAAGAAGTGAAGAACAAAACTAGTGAGTTTGTGTATATGtacaaaaatactgtattagGGGCACAAcggaataaatatatttttccaaGAAATAAGGGTAACTGTTTCCTCTAGTTCCAGTTTGCTGTGTTGAGTTTTTTGGATATTTTGGTTAGTTTTACCTGTAAGTTGGAGTCTCATCTGCACCTGTACTGTTCATTTTAGGGTCAAGTTTAGTCCAGTCACTGGAGTCCAGCTGCAGAGGACaatcatttaaaatagaaaagtcTCTTTTTGCGTCATCCTAATTGAATaagtaaataacaaataactgaactgaataaattaatgaatttaaGTGATTACCACAGTGCTTCCACAAGCCTCAAGCTCCAAGCTTCTTGAAGGCCCTTGTGAAGACACgttggatttttttaaaattatgttaTGACATGAAAATTATTCCAAGTAAAAACAAGCATTCAACAATCAGCAGGCATATGTAAATGTGTAGGCATGTGTATATGTgggtgtgcatgtatgtgtgtgtaacaaCAGAAGTTTGGAGTGAGGGAAGTGGCGAACATGACCACGTCGGTGGTTCATCAGCCGCTGATTCAAAATGGTGGATCGATCCGTGAAGCTTAAGAAAGGGGTTGAGACACCCAAATGGCGTGGAGCACAGTTTGAGTTAGACTACAGCTGTGGATTACAGATATGTGTGTATTCCGAtgtttgtgtagtgtgtgagtgtgtaaatgTGGAGGTCAGTatagaaaaggagagaaaaaaaatggaaaagggGCGCATAAAGAAAGGGCTATAAGATCCTGGTTACCATGGTTACGTACAatgtaacacactatcacacagcACATGCAGTGAAATCGCATTCAATCAGCAGGTACAGGCATAATCTTGAAAGGGTGTTGCTTTTGTCTCCACagatgcaaaaacacaaatcctAACTACTGAGGTGAAACACAATAACTACCACTTTATCGCACGGGAACCAGCGGTGACCTTTCATTCGACAGTCGTGTTCTTGGACTTCAGTCACAGCTATTGGCCTCACCCACAATGTCAGGAATAAACCTAACTAACAGAGGCAACGAgaattagccaatcagaggcagagttgtCCATAGAGCCACGAGCACGCTAAACCACTGATAGAGTGACTGATGTCATTAGTCAGCATATAGGATATATGCTTCtagataaaataacatttaaaacaaacacacacattcagattGGTGCCTGACTGTCCATATGTAAGAgtaacattaaagaaaaataataaagaccACACTCTGTATACCAAATTTTTgatattcaaataataataatgtagttTTTTTCACAACTTACCTTTAGATCCTGAGCTGATGTCTGACAACTTCTGCGCCAGATCAGTCCTGCTCATCTTCTTTAAAACCTCCCTGGTCACCTCCACTGACTGTTGGCCGTAGATCTCCACCATCAGCTCCACTGTTTCAACTCTGTCTGCCATCTCCATTCTGTGTCTTGGGATTCTTGGGAGGCCTTCCTTGATGTTAGTGTACTGCAGGACACGATTGAATTTCTTGAGATCCCTGTCACTTAAATATTCCAGTGTTTCCAAAAGCTTTTCCTGAAGTGATGTCATGGTTACTTCCTGATGGATTAGGAGTGATCAGAGGGCattaagtaaatgttttaaCCCTGCATCTATTGAATGAAAGCTGTGATGTGTCAGACTCACTCTCTTGAACAGTGCAGGTTGATGTTCATCCTCTGAggataaaagaaataaaaactgaatcaGAGGTTTATTTTTGTTGCCAGCCAACGGAGGAGTTACCTGTTCACTTCGCACTGCCTGTGGATCGCCTTTTTCTGTCTGGAAAACTCACCAACGCTGCCTGCCTCGCCTCTGCTCAGAAGTACTTTTTGTTGCTTAATAAAACTATGTGAACTTTCCTCTGCTTCTGGTCGTGTTTGTGTCCGCACTTGGGTTCAGCCTTAAGCGAAACGCAACAATTTTCTTATTACACGTAATATAATAGAGTATAATCGACTTTTCAAAGGCTCAGTTactacaaaaagaaataaaatgaaacaaattcaCTGCAAAATGATTATTAACACCATCACAATTTAAAGCATTCAAATCCAACAGCCCAGAAACTAAATTACTAAACTTATTAAACTTCTATCATTCAGTTTATGTTGTGTAAGAGTTGTTGatttaattcatcatttcatATATATAATCTATTGATCCCTGCCCCGTGTTTTACATTTCTTATCGGTGATGATGACAGAGTTAGCACTTAAAGCagatttacttttatttattatgaattAAAATTGTATGAGTGTATTATGTAATATGACAGTTGTCTTTATTGTCTTACCTTTGAGTCTTGACCACTTGGGGTTGGACCACTTCATCATCATTTCATCCATGGCCATCATTGTTAAAAACTCCCTGGTCACCTCCACAGACTGTTGGCCGTAGATTTCCACCATCAGCTCCACTATTTCATCTCTGTCTGCCATCTCTATCTGGTGTCTTGGGATTCCTGGGAGACCTTCCTTcgtgtgtttgtgctgcagaAACAACTTGAATTGCTCGAGCTCCCCATAACTTAAATCTTTCAGTGTTTCCAAAAGCTTCTTCTGAAGTGATGTCATGGTCGCTTCCTGATGGATTCAAAGTGATCAGAGGGCATTTATGTCATTTCTCCACTATAGTGATGAAACAATAATTTCATGATTTCTATGTCATGAGAGAATTGTAAGAACTAATATAACCATCACAACACAGTAtgattcatttgatttatttctttaaactggttattagtaattGTGCTGTCTTGACTGTCTCTAACTCTCTTTGCCACCAAAAGCAGCAATAAGCCACTTGATCACATTTCCTTATCACTTCTACAGCAGCTGTGGTTCTGGTTTAAAAACGTCTTCACTTTTAACCTGTAACTACTAAATGAAAGCTGTGTAAAGTGTGTCTGATGTAACACTACTCACTTTCTGAAACCATTCAGACTGGAAATCCACtgaggagaaagaaaacagaaaatgactcATTACTGATTCAAAATGAGAACATAAACAACTTTTATCAGATTTAGTTGCTTTAGTTGTGATTTCTGCAGTCAAAGTAAGCCTGGACCCTCTACTTTTGTCATATTTCTCATTGGCAACTAGAGTTAGAGCCAAATCAGATTAACTGTGTTATTATGAATTATaaaatttattacacatttatgAAACATATGATTGTGTGAAGTGGCAGTTTTTGTCTTCTATCTCTGACCTTTGGATCTTGAGCTGGTCTCTGACAACCTGTCTACCAGATCAGTCCTGTTTATGTCCATTAAAACCTCCTTGGTCACTTCCACGGTCCGCTCGCCACAGGTCTGCACCATTAGACGCACTAGTTCATCTTCACTTTTTACACAGTTCAATTGACTTAATGAGATTTGTGGGAAACTCTTTTGGAAGTACGTGAACTGCAGCAACCGCATGAACTTCTCGAGCTCCCTGTGACTTAAATCCTTCAGTGTTTCCAAAAGAAACTGTTCAACAGctgcctgaaaaaaaaaaagaggatacGTTAAGCAAATGTGTAATTTCTCGATGTGTATAGTTAAAgattttttctttgtatttaatgTGGGTTTTAGACAGAGTATAGATGTTGGTTTGATGCTGgtttaatattaaaatttttgccagattctgttttatttgttcCCAAATTCTGTGTTTTCCGTTTAAATTTTTTGGAATTCTGTTTTACTattaaagcacattttgtcataaGAGATACTGTGTAATGATGTGGTGGATGACTGAAATTTCAAAAGGAAAATTAGGACTGACTAActaatagtcgaagattcgatgctttgatgggcggagcctgattcgactgtcaatctcacagtcgaagcttcgcagtgaaacaaggatcaggccattttggcgatatgaggatgctcaacgtctgattttacatagaactaccagttttctcccaaaaaGTTAATCTACAGTCTGTtccaatacacatttcaacgtttaatgctgtaaataaacatgtaaaaagaaaaaaactttcgataaatgtttttaaagtgcgtgaatgaATCCAAAAtcgtaaccctaaccctgggtcgtcagtgcgtaTGTGTATGCCTAGCGTGTATGTAGTAGCAGCGGTTggacacttgctgaagagacggagcggATCCcccggtgttatgccgagttgtccgcacctcgcgggactttcggataatttatcaccgttgatgaacaacacaaagaatattttattgtttttaaatagcagcTACTTACTACTAATAGACCTGCAAgaaaccgcgacgtgcatgcagttgtcagcagcacggcatgcatgctaaactctgcacaagaccggtgaatagcaggcgagagagaaaaagagagacaagctctgcagcttctcatgCCGCCAGAGAAGGACCAAGATGGCGGCCAGTGCAGACGTGTGGTTCTGAGCTCCGGAAGGTTTTGAGTACCGGTTGCCTTATCCAAAGACAAAAACTGCAAAAAGTGAACGTAAAGGACAGCGGCCTGCaagcaaaagagaaaaatgtaatAACACAAGTTTAATACGGACGTATTATTGTCGCATGAAACAACCTTGTTAATAGCTGCAACCGAGCTCTGCTAGCTAGCCTATTTACATTACAAGCTAATGTTAACCTGCCTATTGAACGTTGACCATGCCAAGTGAAGAGCAGAAGAGGGGGGAACTTTCTAATGGACTTGAATGGATGTCTGAAACCCCTGTGTCAAGTCCAAACACAATAAAGATTTTGTTCAAGCAGCCAGGAGAAGGAAGTGTCCAATCCGACATATTAAAAGCTATCCAGGAATTAACAAGCAGATCTACCTCCCTTGAACAAAAGATTagcaaaaacactgcagacattttgtccatcaaagaaaatgttgaagGGATGGATCATTGGATGAAAACAACTAATGAGAAGATACATgctataagaaaaaaaaatctcaagataaaaaaaaaagatacaaaaaaaataagataCGAAGATTGAAGAAGCAGAACAATAGTCGATGCTGGATTTCTCATTAATATTGTACACCAGATTGGACATCCCAGGGAAGACAGGAGCCCATGTCCACTTCACTATGCGCACCTTCAGGCACAAAATCTGGCAGTGTCAGAAAAAGCTTTGGCCATTGGTTGACAAAGCGCGGAAGGAGGGGAAAATGTGACTTGGTGCGGCCCTGAGGTGATCATCGACGGAGTTACTGCAGACACGGTAAAAGAAATGATATAAGCATCACTTGATCTCTTGACTATGTGGTCCTACTTTAGATGTTGGTTTTGCCGAGACGGATCTAAAACAACAGGTTGGTCTAGATATTATACATTAGTCAAGTTAACAAAATGTTGGACAATTGTATGAAAGATTCCTTTGTGTCAAGTATTTTCCTATAACAGAGAATTTAATCTTGTAATGAAAGCTATTCCCAATGGTCTAtcatatttaatgaaatgtcatCTTCAATATGAGCAAGCACTGAGGTTAGAACCCCCTTTGATGATAAATGGTATTGTTAttatgaaagctaaatgcaacAATAAGCATATACGTAATAACCTGTAACAGAAGAAAAATTACTCCTAAAGGTAAATTCATCTGGGACTACATTCTCTACAGGTATCTATTGGAATAAGGCATGGTTACTCCCATTCaaattttgtattaacaataaaattaataaagtgcacattaaaattgtaaatgctccgtatttgtatagcgcctttctagccTTTTCGACctctcaaagcgcttttacactacatctgcattcaccagtcacacacattcatacactgagcctaagcgctcaaacggaaactaacattcacactcattcatacactggcggaacagccgccaggggcaatgcggggttcagtatcttgcccaaggacacttcgacatgcaaccagggggagccacgATTAAACtcccgaccttccgattaacggccaacccgctctacctcctgagccacagccgcccaacGTATACCtaacaaatatatattactCCAAATTTTTAGATattgaa from Micropterus dolomieu isolate WLL.071019.BEF.003 ecotype Adirondacks linkage group LG03, ASM2129224v1, whole genome shotgun sequence harbors:
- the LOC123968962 gene encoding uncharacterized protein LOC123968962 isoform X2 — protein: MVSVIELLLETLTDLSVGEFERFKYFLNQTDLHRHFLDIPCWLLIMGDMQYTVFSMVQIYGQQSAEKIKEVLKRMERMDLVQRLSDTCSGAKKKHSVDERLSALIHKVATMAAIKQLLLETLRYLSYSELNKFKWLLQFGFFHRSLPDISWKLMLMTDRTDELVDMIMKMFCQQSVEVTLEVFMDMNRTDLVQRLSETSSGPKAEGSSAEAFGVNTTEKVPVSTEKHSVDEHWPAVTEKVETMASVIELLLETLADLSGGQLKDFIYYVFLSQIQCFSDITVMLLEATDIQVTVILMVQLYGQHSVEKTKEVLKMIERTDLVHRLSDSSSGPKKKPSADEHRSALIQRVATIAAVEQLLLETLNDLSNKELKKFKEFLQWIVSQKDLPYISWTLRHTARAEIVSLMVENYGQQSVELTREVLKKMNRTDMMEKLSKPSSALKKKHSVDEHRPAPFERAAVEQFLLETLKDLSHRELEKFMRLLQFTYFQKSFPQISLSQLNCVKSEDELVRLMVQTCGERTVEVTKEVLMDINRTDLVDRLSETSSRSKVDFQSEWFQKEATMTSLQKKLLETLKDLSYGELEQFKLFLQHKHTKEGLPGIPRHQIEMADRDEIVELMVEIYGQQSVEVTREFLTMMAMDEMMMKWSNPKWSRLKEDEHQPALFKREVTMTSLQEKLLETLEYLSDRDLKKFNRVLQYTNIKEGLPRIPRHRMEMADRVETVELMVEIYGQQSVEVTREVLKKMSRTDLAQKLSDISSGSKGPSRSLELEACGSTVLDSSDWTKLDPKMNSTGADETPTYSLQSEAGNHFECSVSGLRWACKEKVSFRYQFCSWDEPMERMESIKYIPAGPLMDITVIAGRFDDVYLPHWICIDDVPKISDKFAVLHIDDCGDVVEKVSEVTSSHVKLSEPVFSPRAVLMKVGIPVKINCKAMDKMQLSYGYKVIRKPHPEKSLKMRDHFILTADLNGAKISPKDLKLRYESRDPNFFEVYIENPDRNFTLNLAQKDERQPVWTHEIRKDEYQSTDHIQVEEMGAQSSTPGPSDEEHFVDKHQMALIKRVSSISPILDELLFEKVLLQESYGRIRALATSQDKMRELYSGCLKAGGACKDIFYEILERNEPYLIADLKQKK
- the LOC123968962 gene encoding uncharacterized protein LOC123968962 isoform X1, with product MVSVIELLLETLTDLSVGEFERFKYFLNQTDLHRHFLDIPCWLLIMGDMQYTVFSMVQIYGQQSAEKIKEVLKRMERMDLVQRLSDTCSGAKKKHSVDERLSALIHKVATMAAIKQLLLETLRYLSYSELNKFKWLLQFGFFHRSLPDISWKLMLMTDRTDELVDMIMKMFCQQSVEVTLEVFMDMNRTDLVQRLSETSSGPKAEGSSAEAFGVNTTEKVPVSTEKHSVDEHWPAVTEKVETMASVIELLLETLADLSGGQLKDFIYYVFLSQIQCFSDITVMLLEATDIQVTVILMVQLYGQHSVEKTKEVLKMIERTDLVHRLSDSSSGPKKKPSADEHRSALIQRVATIAAVEQLLLETLNDLSNKELKKFKEFLQWIVSQKDLPYISWTLRHTARAEIVSLMVENYGQQSVELTREVLKKMNRTDMMEKLSKPSSALKKKHSVDEHRPAPFERAAVEQFLLETLKDLSHRELEKFMRLLQFTYFQKSFPQISLSQLNCVKSEDELVRLMVQTCGERTVEVTKEVLMDINRTDLVDRLSETSSRSKVDFQSEWFQKEATMTSLQKKLLETLKDLSYGELEQFKLFLQHKHTKEGLPGIPRHQIEMADRDEIVELMVEIYGQQSVEVTREFLTMMAMDEMMMKWSNPKWSRLKEDEHQPALFKREVTMTSLQEKLLETLEYLSDRDLKKFNRVLQYTNIKEGLPRIPRHRMEMADRVETVELMVEIYGQQSVEVTREVLKKMSRTDLAQKLSDISSGSKGPSRSLELEACGSTVLDSSDWTKLDPKMNSTGADETPTYSLQSEAGNHFECSVSGLRWACKEKVSFRYQFCSWDEPMERMESIKYIPAGPLMDITVIAGRFDDVYLPHWICIDDVPKISDKFAVLHIDDCGDVVEKVSEVTSSHVKLSEPVFSPRAVLMKVGIPVKINCKVLIYQTNTAFLTLHVYLIPRDPGLQEAMDKMQLSYGYKVIRKPHPEKSLKMRDHFILTADLNGAKISPKDLKLRYESRDPNFFEVYIENPDRNFTLNLAQKDERQPVWTHEIRKDEYQSTDHIQVEEMGAQSSTPGPSDEEHFVDKHQMALIKRVSSISPILDELLFEKVLLQESYGRIRALATSQDKMRELYSGCLKAGGACKDIFYEILERNEPYLIADLKQKK